The Methanobrevibacter millerae genome window below encodes:
- a CDS encoding carboxypeptidase-like regulatory domain-containing protein, producing MTLKKIIIISLLFILTIGAVNASDDVNSLQAEPNNEISQDIISLENTYEINDANYNTYFDENGKTNENISNGDTIRLGNLTNKEICIDKSLTITPITSNDELINSMIKLVSGSDNSIINGIKIINNNDTQFKHAIVINDSNNVTITQAIIDSIYPIDSHILINSSKSIKVVNSTFINSGDTYIVIINTTNNCTGLIVGYNTIIIRRNTIISEDLTKIEKNASKFEAKFVQKDNPLSFIQVSFIINGVNYKRTTDDKGIARIAINLEPGNYTIQSINSYSGEVKNNTITVLPRIVENNDLEKFYRNDSQYWIKILDDNGNPVGANETVTFNINGVFYNRTTNASGYVKLNINLQPGEYIITAEYKGCRVSNNITVKPVLFAENLTKKFNTSDQFKAKLLDGKGNPLANTNVTFNIHGVFYTRTTDSEGIARLNINLQPGEYIITSSYNGTNVANKVTVTE from the coding sequence ATGACTTTAAAAAAGATAATCATAATCAGTTTATTATTTATCTTGACTATCGGTGCAGTTAATGCAAGTGATGATGTAAATTCACTTCAAGCAGAGCCAAACAATGAAATTAGTCAAGATATCATTAGTTTAGAAAATACATATGAAATTAATGATGCAAATTATAACACTTATTTCGATGAAAACGGAAAAACAAATGAAAATATCAGTAACGGAGATACAATCAGATTAGGAAACCTTACAAACAAAGAAATATGCATTGACAAAAGTCTAACAATAACCCCGATAACTTCAAACGATGAATTAATTAATTCCATGATTAAATTAGTATCCGGAAGCGATAATTCAATCATTAATGGAATTAAAATCATAAATAACAATGATACCCAATTTAAACATGCAATAGTAATAAATGATTCTAATAATGTAACAATTACACAAGCAATTATTGATTCAATATATCCTATTGACAGCCATATTTTGATAAATTCTTCAAAATCTATCAAAGTAGTTAATTCTACTTTTATTAATTCCGGAGACACTTACATAGTAATTATTAATACAACAAACAACTGTACAGGTTTAATTGTTGGATATAATACTATAATAATAAGACGAAATACTATAATTTCTGAAGATTTAACAAAAATAGAAAAAAATGCTTCAAAATTCGAAGCTAAATTTGTACAAAAAGATAATCCTTTAAGCTTTATTCAAGTTTCATTTATAATTAATGGTGTTAACTACAAAAGAACAACAGATGATAAAGGAATTGCCAGAATAGCTATTAATCTTGAACCTGGAAACTACACAATCCAATCAATAAACTCATATAGTGGAGAAGTAAAAAACAACACAATTACAGTACTGCCAAGGATTGTTGAGAATAATGATTTGGAAAAATTCTACCGCAACGATTCACAATACTGGATTAAAATATTAGATGACAATGGAAATCCTGTAGGTGCTAATGAAACTGTTACATTCAACATTAACGGAGTATTCTACAACAGAACAACAAACGCTTCAGGATACGTGAAACTCAATATCAACTTACAGCCTGGCGAATACATAATAACCGCAGAATATAAAGGATGCAGAGTATCCAACAACATCACAGTAAAACCAGTACTGTTCGCAGAAAACTTAACTAAAAAATTCAATACTTCAGATCAGTTCAAAGCCAAATTACTTGACGGTAAAGGCAATCCATTAGCTAATACTAATGTTACATTCAACATACACGGAGTATTCTATACCCGCACAACAGACAGCGAAGGAATTGCCAGATTAAACATTAACCTCCAACCAGGCGAATACATAATAACATCAAGCTACAACGGCACAAACGTAGCAAACAAAGTCACTGTAACTGAATAA
- a CDS encoding zinc ribbon domain-containing protein, whose amino-acid sequence MNSQEIRYFYRNIVKSGDVYRIKYNNKDYGEFTKLSDALYERDALFYCNFDYDLLVECDLENKYENKVLPPFPEKRSKGRIRGIKVNKKEREGEILFDHKKRVFYIQKGDKKIGQYASMTEAFYYKKILMENNWDENALRSKITLRINMNRKLDLNKEYKVELIYCPNCRSKLKINQEECPSCGFNIKEYLTQKKVINEE is encoded by the coding sequence ATTAACTCTCAGGAAATAAGGTATTTTTACAGAAATATCGTTAAAAGCGGAGATGTGTACCGTATCAAGTATAATAATAAAGACTATGGGGAGTTTACAAAATTATCCGACGCATTATATGAAAGGGACGCATTATTTTACTGTAATTTTGACTACGATTTGCTTGTGGAATGCGACCTTGAAAACAAGTATGAAAATAAGGTGCTGCCGCCATTTCCCGAAAAAAGATCAAAGGGAAGAATTAGAGGAATTAAAGTTAACAAAAAGGAAAGGGAAGGGGAAATTCTTTTCGACCATAAAAAAAGAGTATTTTACATCCAAAAGGGAGATAAAAAAATTGGCCAATACGCTTCAATGACCGAAGCATTCTACTATAAAAAGATATTAATGGAAAACAACTGGGATGAAAACGCCCTTAGAAGCAAAATTACCCTTAGAATCAACATGAACAGGAAACTGGATTTAAATAAGGAATATAAAGTTGAATTAATCTATTGTCCTAACTGCAGAAGCAAATTGAAAATCAATCAGGAGGAATGTCCTTCCTGCGGATTCAATATCAAGGAGTATCTTACTCAAAAAAAAGTAATTAATGAAGAATAA
- the carB gene encoding carbamoyl-phosphate synthase large subunit, with the protein MPVDKDIKKVLIIGSGPIQIGQAAEFDYSGSQACKSLREEGIETVLVNSNPATIQTDIDMADTVYTEPLTPEIVAKIIKEEEVDAILPTMGGQTGLNIATGLGDLGLLDDIKVLGSDVQTIKDVEDRDLFANLMEEIGEEIPKCQAVESVDDALEAVKDIGYPVIVRPAFTLGGTGGGIAHNEEELIEIANHGLDMSFINQVLIDESVLGWKEIEFEVMRDKEDTCIIVCTMENIDPMGIHTGDSVVVAPILNLCDETIQKMRDASIKIIRALGIRGGCNIQFALNPETDEYKVIEVNPRVSRSSALASKATGYPIAKISSKIALGMTLDEIRNDITKETPASFEPAIDYVVIKIPRWPFDKFKGISRQVGVQMKATGEVMAIGRTFEEAFQKALRSLDMGFDGFEYVEYTEEDLANPTDVIYFQIYSAIKDGMDLDKIQELTNIDKFFLYKIRNIVEFENGVTAEKLDDCDYLRKAKQIGCSNKRLAELSGQTEEYIRNLLSRYNIKQSYKMVDTCAAEFEAKTPYYYSSYDEGNELTSTTKKKVVILGAGPIRIGQGIEFDYCCVHSSLALKEDGIETILINNNPETVSTDYDISDKLFFEPITFEDVMGVIEQEKPDGVIVQFGGQTSINLAVPLANAGVKILGTPYESIDRVEDRELFAELLEKLHIHQAPYGTANSFEEARKIAEKITFPVLVRPSYVIGGRAMEIVYDNNELEEYMQEAVKVSPEHPILVDKFLENAIELDVDLLCDGDDVFIAGIMEHIEEAGVHSGDSACVIPPQTIPTHILDTIRENSTKLALELDVKGLMNIQYAVKLDEEMVYIIEANPRASRTVPFVSKAIGVPLAKVATWIMDGAKLKDFGLTKEIKIDHVAVKESVFPFLKLPESDTVLGPEMKSTGESIGIDENFGLAFYKSQLSAGMDLPKEGKIFISVKEDDKKKIRPIAEKAANLGFELVATPGTADATGLDSVEKVKKVSQGSPNIRDAILGKEIDLIINTSEGKQSAMDGYIIRRLAIELGIPYVTTLAGARAALNAIESVQNNKISVKSLNEYVGEE; encoded by the coding sequence ATGCCAGTAGATAAAGATATTAAAAAAGTATTGATTATTGGTTCTGGACCTATTCAAATCGGACAGGCTGCAGAGTTCGATTATTCAGGATCACAAGCATGCAAATCATTAAGGGAAGAGGGAATCGAAACCGTACTTGTCAACAGTAATCCGGCTACTATCCAGACTGATATTGACATGGCAGATACTGTTTATACAGAACCATTGACTCCAGAAATCGTTGCTAAAATCATAAAGGAAGAAGAAGTTGATGCTATTTTACCAACCATGGGCGGACAGACAGGATTGAACATAGCAACAGGTCTTGGAGATTTAGGCTTACTTGATGACATTAAGGTTTTAGGATCTGACGTCCAGACAATCAAGGACGTTGAAGACCGTGATTTATTTGCAAACCTCATGGAAGAAATAGGTGAGGAAATTCCTAAATGTCAGGCTGTTGAAAGCGTTGACGATGCCCTTGAAGCCGTTAAGGATATCGGCTATCCTGTCATTGTAAGGCCGGCATTCACATTGGGCGGAACCGGTGGAGGAATAGCCCACAATGAAGAGGAACTGATTGAAATCGCAAATCACGGACTGGACATGAGTTTCATCAATCAGGTTCTCATTGACGAATCTGTTCTGGGATGGAAGGAAATAGAATTCGAAGTCATGAGGGATAAGGAAGATACCTGTATCATCGTCTGTACAATGGAAAATATAGACCCTATGGGAATCCACACAGGAGACAGTGTTGTAGTTGCCCCTATCCTTAACTTATGCGATGAAACGATTCAAAAAATGCGTGACGCATCAATCAAGATTATCAGGGCTTTGGGAATTCGCGGAGGATGTAACATCCAGTTCGCATTAAATCCCGAAACCGATGAATATAAGGTAATTGAGGTAAATCCTCGTGTGTCAAGAAGCAGTGCCCTTGCATCAAAGGCAACAGGTTATCCGATTGCTAAGATATCATCAAAAATAGCTTTGGGAATGACTTTGGATGAAATCAGAAACGACATTACCAAGGAAACCCCGGCTTCCTTTGAACCGGCCATTGATTATGTGGTAATAAAAATCCCAAGATGGCCGTTCGATAAGTTTAAAGGAATCAGCCGCCAGGTAGGCGTTCAGATGAAGGCAACCGGTGAAGTGATGGCTATCGGAAGGACCTTTGAAGAGGCATTCCAGAAAGCGCTCAGATCACTGGACATGGGCTTTGACGGCTTTGAATACGTCGAATACACTGAAGAGGATTTGGCCAATCCGACTGACGTTATTTATTTCCAGATTTACTCTGCCATTAAGGACGGAATGGATCTGGACAAGATTCAGGAATTAACCAATATCGATAAATTCTTCCTCTACAAAATCAGAAACATCGTAGAGTTTGAAAACGGCGTTACTGCTGAAAAACTGGATGATTGTGATTATTTAAGAAAAGCAAAGCAGATCGGCTGTTCCAATAAAAGACTGGCTGAATTGTCAGGCCAGACTGAAGAATACATCAGAAACCTGCTTTCAAGATACAATATAAAACAATCCTATAAGATGGTAGATACCTGTGCTGCCGAGTTTGAGGCTAAAACTCCTTATTACTACAGCAGCTATGATGAAGGAAACGAATTGACCTCAACGACAAAGAAAAAAGTCGTCATTTTAGGTGCAGGACCAATCAGAATCGGTCAGGGTATCGAATTCGATTACTGTTGTGTACATTCATCCTTGGCTTTAAAGGAAGATGGAATCGAAACTATCCTGATTAATAACAACCCTGAAACCGTAAGTACCGATTATGACATTTCAGATAAGCTGTTCTTTGAACCTATTACCTTTGAAGACGTAATGGGAGTAATAGAACAGGAAAAACCTGACGGCGTTATCGTTCAGTTTGGAGGTCAGACATCAATCAACCTGGCCGTGCCTCTGGCAAATGCTGGAGTTAAGATTTTAGGAACTCCATATGAAAGCATCGACAGGGTAGAAGACAGGGAATTATTCGCTGAACTTCTCGAGAAGCTGCACATTCATCAGGCTCCGTACGGAACCGCAAATTCCTTTGAGGAAGCCCGTAAAATCGCAGAAAAAATCACATTCCCAGTACTGGTACGTCCGTCATACGTTATTGGCGGAAGGGCTATGGAAATCGTTTATGACAACAATGAGCTTGAGGAATATATGCAGGAAGCCGTAAAGGTTTCACCTGAACATCCTATTTTAGTTGATAAGTTTTTAGAAAACGCAATCGAGCTTGATGTTGATTTGTTATGTGACGGCGATGACGTATTCATTGCAGGAATCATGGAGCATATCGAAGAGGCAGGTGTCCACTCAGGAGACTCCGCATGTGTAATTCCTCCGCAAACGATACCAACGCATATTTTAGACACAATCCGTGAAAACTCAACCAAGCTGGCTTTGGAACTTGACGTTAAAGGTTTGATGAACATTCAGTATGCCGTAAAGCTTGATGAGGAAATGGTTTATATCATTGAGGCAAATCCTCGTGCAAGTAGAACCGTTCCGTTTGTAAGCAAGGCCATAGGCGTGCCGTTGGCAAAAGTGGCTACATGGATTATGGACGGCGCAAAATTGAAGGACTTCGGCTTGACCAAGGAAATTAAAATAGACCACGTTGCTGTTAAGGAATCTGTGTTCCCATTCTTAAAGTTACCTGAATCAGATACCGTTTTAGGTCCTGAAATGAAATCCACCGGTGAAAGTATCGGTATAGATGAAAACTTTGGATTGGCATTCTACAAGTCACAGCTTTCAGCGGGTATGGACTTGCCTAAAGAAGGTAAAATCTTCATAAGTGTTAAAGAGGATGACAAGAAGAAAATCAGACCTATTGCTGAAAAGGCAGCTAATTTAGGATTTGAACTTGTTGCAACTCCAGGAACCGCCGATGCAACCGGACTCGACAGCGTTGAGAAAGTCAAAAAAGTCTCACAGGGCTCTCCTAACATCAGAGACGCTATTTTAGGTAAGGAAATTGACCTGATTATCAACACTTCAGAAGGTAAGCAGTCAGCAATGGATGGTTATATCATCAGGCGTCTAGCTATTGAGCTCGGCATTCCTTACGTTACCACTTTGGCCGGTGCAAGAGCCGCCTTAAATGCTATTGAATCCGTACAGAATAATAAAATTAGTGTAAAATCATTAAATGAATATGTTGGTGAAGAATAA
- the carA gene encoding glutamine-hydrolyzing carbamoyl-phosphate synthase small subunit: MVKIAKLALEDGTVIKGEAFGFETTKLGELVFSTGMGGYTESLTDPSFKGEILMSTYPLEGNHGVSEEWYQSDRIQVEGFVCREVCREVSNFGPQKTLDEFLKEFKTPGISGVDTRDLTLKIRERGSLKAAITTEDIADDKLIEMAESQPSIEDRDVVPLVSTKEIKIFNEDADKKVALIDCGVKKNIINSFLERDIGVVLFPYDTDYKTILDYSPSGLMITSGPGNPDRVSETIETMKKLSNRLPIFGICMGQQLIAKSFGAKSYKMKFGHRGENQPVKDLNTGKVFITSQNHGFTIDKESLKETDLLLTQINLNDGTPEGISHKELPLHCIQYHPEAGPGPNDTRSIFDEFNQMMDDY, from the coding sequence ATGGTAAAAATAGCTAAATTAGCTTTGGAAGATGGTACTGTTATTAAAGGAGAAGCGTTTGGTTTCGAGACCACTAAATTGGGAGAACTTGTTTTTTCAACAGGTATGGGTGGTTACACCGAATCTTTAACAGACCCGTCTTTTAAAGGAGAAATATTAATGTCCACTTACCCTTTAGAAGGAAATCATGGGGTCAGTGAAGAATGGTACCAATCTGATAGGATTCAGGTTGAGGGATTTGTTTGCCGTGAGGTCTGCCGTGAAGTGTCCAATTTCGGCCCTCAAAAAACTTTGGATGAGTTTTTAAAGGAATTCAAGACGCCAGGTATCAGCGGAGTCGACACCCGTGATTTGACTTTAAAGATACGTGAAAGGGGTTCACTCAAGGCTGCCATCACAACTGAAGACATTGCCGATGACAAATTGATTGAAATGGCCGAATCACAGCCAAGCATTGAAGACAGGGATGTCGTTCCTTTGGTTTCAACAAAAGAAATTAAAATCTTCAATGAGGATGCTGATAAGAAAGTGGCTTTGATTGACTGCGGCGTTAAAAAGAACATTATCAACTCATTTTTGGAAAGGGACATTGGTGTAGTCCTGTTCCCTTATGATACTGATTACAAAACCATTCTGGATTATTCTCCAAGCGGTTTGATGATAACGTCAGGTCCAGGAAATCCGGATAGGGTATCCGAGACCATTGAAACCATGAAAAAGCTCTCAAACAGATTGCCTATCTTTGGAATCTGTATGGGTCAGCAGTTGATTGCAAAATCTTTCGGAGCCAAATCATATAAGATGAAATTTGGACATAGGGGAGAAAACCAGCCAGTCAAGGATTTAAACACCGGAAAAGTATTTATCACATCACAAAATCATGGATTTACCATAGATAAGGAATCCTTGAAGGAAACCGACCTGCTTTTAACCCAGATTAATTTGAATGATGGAACTCCAGAAGGCATTTCACACAAGGAACTGCCTCTGCATTGTATACAGTACCATCCTGAAGCGGGACCTGGTCCGAACGATACGAGAAGCATTTTTGACGAATTTAACCAAATGATGGATGATTATTAG
- a CDS encoding transcriptional regulator, which produces MDSDDKFLELVAYVKASEYRKEIIRFLLYDLKTPKEIGDRIDVRTNHISNILADLRRQDLVICATPNVRKGRLYKLTEKGYRVAKFMNFDSD; this is translated from the coding sequence ATGGATAGCGATGATAAATTTCTTGAACTGGTGGCTTATGTAAAAGCATCGGAGTACCGAAAGGAGATCATAAGGTTTTTACTTTATGACCTCAAAACTCCTAAGGAAATCGGAGACAGGATTGATGTCCGTACAAATCACATTTCAAACATTCTGGCTGATTTGAGAAGACAAGATCTTGTTATCTGCGCAACACCTAATGTCCGAAAGGGCAGATTATATAAATTAACAGAAAAAGGCTATAGGGTAGCAAAATTCATGAATTTTGACTCTGATTAG
- the nadC gene encoding carboxylating nicotinate-nucleotide diphosphorylase, translating to MKKILEYMLEEDEGFGDITSNSIIDDNEEVSAYIISKDEGILAGIDIAKDLFESRNVRVLFHLKDSCEIKKGDLLMSLQGNARDILLVERTALNLLMRMSGVASEANSYVKMAEGKAIIAGTRKTQPALGKFDKLALQIGGADTHRFCLDDMVLIKDNHIAVAGNPLDALKKAKENVSFSKKIEIEVESLEDAVACVENGADIVMLDNMNPSQVSEVLGELEDRKIRSNSLIEISGGINKNNILDYIDLGVDIISVGALTHSTRSLDFSLKIKK from the coding sequence TTGAAAAAGATTCTTGAATATATGCTTGAGGAAGATGAAGGTTTTGGGGATATAACCTCAAATAGCATAATCGATGACAATGAAGAGGTAAGTGCATATATTATCTCAAAGGATGAAGGTATCCTGGCGGGCATTGACATAGCCAAGGATTTGTTTGAATCCCGCAATGTTCGGGTGCTCTTTCATTTAAAGGACTCCTGCGAGATAAAAAAAGGCGATTTATTGATGTCTCTTCAGGGCAACGCTCGAGATATTTTGTTGGTTGAGCGAACAGCGCTCAATTTGCTGATGCGCATGAGCGGCGTTGCAAGTGAAGCAAATAGCTATGTAAAAATGGCTGAGGGAAAGGCAATTATTGCCGGAACACGTAAAACGCAACCTGCCCTTGGTAAATTTGATAAATTGGCACTGCAGATTGGCGGTGCTGATACGCATAGATTCTGTCTGGATGATATGGTTCTAATTAAGGACAATCATATTGCCGTTGCCGGTAATCCACTTGATGCCCTTAAAAAAGCAAAGGAAAATGTAAGCTTTTCCAAAAAAATTGAAATTGAAGTGGAAAGCCTTGAAGATGCGGTTGCCTGCGTTGAAAATGGTGCGGATATTGTCATGCTGGATAATATGAATCCGTCTCAAGTCAGCGAAGTCCTTGGCGAGCTTGAGGATAGGAAAATCCGCAGCAATTCATTGATTGAAATATCCGGCGGCATCAATAAGAACAATATTCTGGATTATATTGATTTGGGTGTGGATATAATATCAGTCGGTGCGCTGACACATTCCACAAGAAGCCTGGATTTCAGCCTGAAAATCAAGAAATGA
- the rnz gene encoding ribonuclease Z, with product MEITFLGTSSAVHSSSRSHPSIALKAFGEVMLFDCGEGTQRQLIYAKISPMKISKIFISHYHGDHILGIPGLLQSMSFRGRETKLTIYGPKGLNNLREAIASLGFPNFDFPLEWIEIDSGTVIENEEYVIKAQRVRHNTLTLAYSIEEIKKPRFQRQKAIDLGVPVGPDFGKLHNGIPVEIDGKIITPDQVLGPPRKGSKLTYSGDTIPCEEMIQFAKDSTLLIHESTYKSEDKDKAMEHAHSTATDAADIALQSNSKELILTHISTRYTEIDDMLNEAREIFENTKIAKDFMKQEI from the coding sequence ATGGAAATAACATTTTTAGGAACATCCTCTGCAGTTCACTCATCTTCAAGAAGCCATCCTTCAATAGCATTAAAAGCTTTTGGGGAAGTAATGCTCTTTGATTGCGGTGAGGGAACTCAAAGGCAATTGATTTATGCAAAGATAAGTCCCATGAAGATATCCAAGATATTCATCAGCCATTATCATGGCGATCATATTTTGGGCATTCCGGGACTGCTTCAGTCAATGAGCTTCAGAGGCCGTGAAACGAAATTAACGATATACGGCCCTAAAGGTCTGAACAATCTGCGTGAAGCCATTGCCAGTTTGGGATTTCCGAATTTTGATTTTCCTTTGGAATGGATTGAAATCGATTCCGGAACAGTTATAGAAAATGAGGAATATGTAATTAAGGCACAGAGAGTCAGACACAATACGCTGACTTTGGCATATTCAATTGAGGAAATTAAAAAGCCAAGGTTCCAGCGCCAAAAGGCCATTGATTTGGGCGTTCCTGTCGGCCCTGATTTCGGAAAGCTGCACAATGGAATTCCCGTTGAAATTGACGGGAAAATAATTACTCCCGACCAGGTTTTAGGGCCTCCAAGAAAGGGAAGCAAACTGACATATTCCGGAGACACTATTCCCTGCGAGGAAATGATTCAATTTGCAAAGGATTCAACCCTGTTAATCCATGAATCAACCTATAAAAGTGAAGATAAAGACAAGGCAATGGAACATGCCCATTCGACTGCCACTGATGCCGCAGACATTGCCCTTCAGTCAAATTCAAAAGAGCTTATATTAACCCATATCAGCACAAGATACACTGAAATTGATGATATGCTCAATGAAGCCCGGGAAATTTTTGAAAATACAAAAATAGCTAAGGACTTTATGAAACAGGAGATATAA
- a CDS encoding mechanosensitive ion channel family protein, whose product MDIPSDPIQTLITILIIIILTTIVVRLIAGLFNRFERFKEDMTAIYLIRDIVTYLIYFIALIDILNLFGINLYGTLLSLGIVGIAVSLAAKDIISNLFSGIILILGRSIKVGDTIEINNTKGVIQLIRLRTTVIKDDDGIVSNIPNSTLTNNLFKLYKAPEKYRINIFAGLALDIDLDEFNEYIMEKIKALDGVLDKPEPRIYAKEITFEETKIKISFWIEDYNNKDDYKLKITNEIRKFVNR is encoded by the coding sequence ATGGATATACCAAGCGATCCGATTCAAACATTAATAACAATATTGATTATAATCATATTAACTACAATTGTAGTCAGACTGATTGCAGGATTATTCAACAGATTTGAGCGATTTAAGGAAGATATGACTGCAATCTATCTTATAAGAGACATTGTAACCTATCTCATCTATTTCATTGCGTTAATTGACATACTGAATTTATTCGGCATTAATCTGTATGGTACCTTGCTCAGTTTAGGTATTGTAGGTATTGCCGTGAGCCTTGCAGCAAAGGACATAATCTCCAATCTCTTTTCCGGAATCATACTGATTCTGGGAAGAAGCATTAAAGTCGGAGACACCATCGAAATCAACAATACGAAAGGCGTCATTCAACTTATCCGTTTGAGAACCACGGTAATTAAGGATGATGACGGAATCGTAAGCAACATTCCGAACTCAACCCTGACAAACAACCTGTTTAAACTGTACAAGGCTCCTGAAAAATACAGAATCAACATTTTTGCAGGTCTGGCTCTGGATATCGATTTGGATGAATTCAATGAATACATTATGGAAAAAATCAAGGCATTGGATGGGGTTTTAGACAAACCCGAACCCAGAATTTATGCAAAGGAAATAACCTTTGAAGAAACAAAGATTAAAATATCATTCTGGATAGAAGATTATAATAATAAAGACGACTATAAATTAAAGATTACTAATGAAATAAGAAAATTTGTGAATAGGTGA
- the nadA gene encoding quinolinate synthase NadA, producing the protein MATIQEEIKELKEEKNAIILAHNYQPKEIQEIADFLGDSLELCIKASEIDDKDLVVFCGVDFMAETAHILNPDKKIVIPDLEAECPMAHMLPEEELLKAKEEHPDAGVILYVNSIAEAKQHADTLCTSANAVKVTESLPHDEILFGPDKNLGTHVQERVDKKIIPTPKDGHCYVHRLFHVEDVELKREEYPNAVIICHPECNKEVQDACDEVLSTGGMLRFIAESDAEEFVIGTEIDMITRINSEIPGKKLYPLLEGAICKTMKLHTLEKVRDALKNEAPEVTLPEEVAQKSLKAVNHMLEASK; encoded by the coding sequence ATGGCTACAATACAAGAGGAAATCAAGGAGTTGAAAGAAGAAAAAAATGCAATCATTCTTGCGCACAACTATCAGCCTAAGGAAATACAGGAAATTGCCGATTTTCTTGGAGACTCTTTAGAATTATGTATAAAGGCTTCTGAAATTGATGATAAGGATCTGGTGGTATTCTGCGGTGTGGACTTCATGGCCGAAACTGCACATATCCTAAACCCGGATAAGAAAATTGTCATTCCCGATTTGGAAGCGGAATGTCCTATGGCTCACATGCTGCCTGAAGAGGAATTATTGAAAGCTAAAGAGGAACATCCTGATGCCGGAGTCATTCTCTACGTAAACAGTATTGCCGAGGCAAAGCAGCATGCTGATACATTATGTACCTCAGCCAATGCGGTGAAAGTTACTGAAAGCCTACCCCATGATGAAATCCTCTTCGGACCGGACAAGAATCTGGGAACCCATGTTCAGGAAAGGGTGGATAAAAAAATCATTCCGACCCCTAAAGACGGGCACTGCTACGTTCACAGACTATTCCATGTTGAAGACGTTGAGCTTAAGCGTGAAGAGTATCCTAATGCAGTAATAATCTGCCACCCTGAGTGCAATAAGGAAGTTCAGGATGCCTGTGATGAGGTCTTATCAACAGGAGGAATGCTGAGATTCATTGCTGAAAGCGACGCCGAGGAATTTGTAATCGGTACTGAAATAGATATGATTACAAGAATTAACTCAGAAATTCCTGGAAAAAAACTATATCCTCTGCTTGAAGGGGCAATATGTAAAACAATGAAACTGCACACCTTGGAAAAAGTCAGGGATGCACTTAAAAATGAAGCTCCTGAAGTCACGCTTCCAGAAGAAGTGGCTCAAAAATCATTAAAAGCAGTCAATCATATGCTTGAAGCGTCAAAATAG